ccccagaaccactacaataagctgtattggTTTAGGTGACCAGTGTGCCTTTTAAGTGGAAAGAGTCATAACATACAATTTGGAAACATTGGTTGTCTGAATTGTGgaaccttttttttgttattctgttttaggAATAGAACAATTACAATTCAAGGGTCTGTTTATGACTCAAATGAACATGGgatattataggcacccagaccacttcatctcattgaagtagtctgggatccctgtccctttaacactgcagCTGAAAATTTGAGAGAAGCTACAATGTTTCCAGTGCATGGTTTAACACTGCCACTAGTGGCGCTTCCTAATGTTTAACTCCACTTTGGACATCCTGCGTCCTctaaatccccatagggaagcattaattcaatgctttactatggggaaggcaTAACGCATGCACATTATGTTTTTCTTGCAAAGACGTCAGAGGAAGCAGAGATGAAACTAGCACCGAGGGACCTAggtgctgggataaggtaagtgtttaaaggcactttaaacttttaataaacacaggggggtgggggggggggggaggttgcagagggacactatagtgttaggaatacaaagctatattcctaatactatagtcttTATTTAACGTCTTTAACGTCTGATATATCTTAACCTGCAGAGACTTGGCCAAGCTGCAAACTGCCTTCTTACAGTGAGGTCACCCAGGAGCCGCCAACACCTCCACCACCTTATTGTGAGATTTTGGATGAAGACTTAATCCGCCGAGAATGTCTACCACTGCCAGGAACTACACCTGAAAATGTAGACCCTTCTCGTCCCAGTCAGGCAGATCTTCAAAGTGAAGCCCAGGGACCTACAACAGACCACTTTGTGCTGAGTGATGAAGATATGGAAGAAAGCAGAGTCACAGCTGTTGAAAGGAGACGTCATGTTACAGGGGATTCTGGAATAGTACTTTGTGAGCAGGATGAGAAGGTTGCCTGTCAAAATGGGAAGGAAGGGAAAGACGAGGACAAAGAGGGGCATGTCTGTACAGAGACCACTAGATCCGTGTGAAAGGAAAAGGATGAGGAAGATGGGGCCTCTGTATAGAAATTTGGCGTGTTTGATTGTGACTCTCTCTCTGTGTCCTGTGTGAATTTTCCCAGGATATGGATTCTCAAGGGCTGTTACTTCGGGGCTAAGCAGTGATCTTGCCGTACCTGATAACCCCTGTGTTTTTTGGCACTATACTTGCACTGATGACATCGTCTCTCAAAGCTTttgcacctttttattttttattattattatgtattagaTTCTGCAAAGAAACTGTCttgtttttcattttgtaaaGCAGTCATATTTTGTTATAGAAATTAGGGCTCTGACAACAGGACCTCTGGCACCAACAAGATGGGGTCCTCGGCTTATCAAAACATTTGCTTTTGACGGGAGAATGTTCGTAAACAAATCAGCGGAATACTTCTCTACATCTTAATTGTCAAAAAAGAGCAATCTTTTTAAGGGATCAGAATGCACAAGAACTATAtagttttgaataaaaaaaaacaaaacaaaacaaaaaaaaactaaacccaaTGTTTGTGTTTGAAGAGGGGGTGTGCTTGCGTTGAATTTACTCACATTTTAACACTGCAGTAAGATGTACATGGTCCTACAGACCTATACATAAAATCACACTTCATTGTTAAAGGGGAACCGTCCCTTCTCTTGGAATTACACCatggaataaaacattgaaaagcaCCTAGAACTTGTGTTTATCTTTTTCATCGGTTTTCATCTGCAATCTAATAACAATATAGCAAATCATTGTCTAGTTCAGTCCTAGCACAACaaagactgacagggagctaagatggaggattaggaggtgtggatttctatatttaatcTTGTTTTCCATTTTGTTAAATGTAGGCAATAACTAAATCTAGTTCAAATCTTAGGAAGTGACTGTTCACCATTTAAGGGTTACAAGTGATTCAAACCAAACCTCCGTATCTAGTTCCTTGGCTAGAAGATGTAAATTGGCAGCCACATTTAGGGTTTTGTTTGCTAAATTGCACAGTTTTAGTTTAAATATGCTGCTTTGGAAAACAAATTATCCATCTTGGCTGTAGTCAAAGCTTGTGTGTTTTGTTTAGAAgtttgccaaaaaaaaatgtccacttaCTTTGCAGTTTAGTGTGTAAACCATATGTGTCATGCAAATTAGTcccaaaacacaaaaacagaacAAATTTTAATGAAGTGAAATCGATGCATTGGGTAGATGGGATGTTTTATCCATTTTTGTTCAAGGCCACCTTGTTGTATATAAATGTCTCTTGTTTGGTGTAAATGCCCGGTATATATGGCTTCTGCAATGTAATCCTATTCAAGAAAGAAATGACAGAGATCTGTCAGCCAGTTACGATTCTTTCTGTATTTTCAGTAGGAGAACTGTACATAATCCACACGTCTCCCAATAGACCATTGCCATCAGTTTATCAAAATAGAATTGGTCCTTAATCCTTGATGGAGTCAGAGATGCATGAGGGCAACCGACAATTCATAGTGTGCGGGTGTTCACTAATTATTGGATGCTACCCTCTCAATTGAGATTGGGCTAGAAAAATATATCACAGGGACacaatggacaccattacaactTCATCCGAATAAACTTGCAATGGTTCAAGAAGTTTCTAGGCACCAACTTATGTTATCGTACCTTTTTCACTCAGTTTTATGAATGGGTACttactgataggctgagagcggTAACTGACGCTCTCATCCTATCTGCAGTGACCAGTCAACTGATTGGATATCTGAGTTTAGAGTTTAGCTTACCTCTCTTTCAAAAGTAGACCTGAATTTATTTCAAGTTAGAATTAGGCAAGGGTTAGTGGAAATCATATGGACCTCTTTCATTTCTTACGCTGTCATCTCCACAAAGGAaagactatcagggttattcaataaagtaaaaCTTGttaggaattcaatgtgaatttcacataaagggacactataggcactcaggcTACTTCATCTCTGGGTCCTTGTTCCCTTAACCctcaaatgtaaaacattgtagtttcagagaaactggcaCACTTGTTCCAAGTCCTGGAATAGGAATATTTTCAATATAGATTTTGGAAATGGACTTGGGTAGGATGTGATGTGTGCAGTTGTCTGAAATGTTATCAATAAATACTTTTGTGTAACAGTTTTGAATTCTGTGACTGCTATTAAAGGTAAATTCAGAGTAGACCAAATTTTGCTAATGTATATCTTAAACTGAGAATCACAACTTgccatatttgttttataatctTTAACATCACTATATATCTTAGATATGTTGGGCATTTTAACAATGGTGATCTATTTTCTACAAATACTATGTCTTATGTATAAATATAGGGTATCAGAAGAATGCTCTATCTGCCctttaaaaatggtatataatacacacataatggGAAGGTCCAgtaaaacaaacacaaagcaAAAGTGCACAAAAGATCTGTCATGTATGTATGGAATTTCGGGAAAGCTTCACTAAGGGCTTAACCAATTGTAAGTTTCTCCTTTTTAACTACAATAGTGTGATAAGTAGGGTTATCCTGAGGACATTGTACATACCCACAGTTTAAAAACACTTGTTTGCTTAATCTTTCACTgcacaagccccccccccccccccctccccctgttaagAACAGATAAGGACACCAGGGCTGTAATAGTTTGCAACCTTTGTTACACAGGGAACGGGTATCAAACATGCTGAAAGGCATCATTAAAATGAAGATCTGCATATCACAATGTATTGTTTTATAACCTAAACCTAAATTAGGTATTGGAAAGTGGGTGCTATACATTTATTCAACATTTCTTCAAAAGGATAATAATGcttttaaatatattcaatatatgtGTTTAATATATGTAATGGCAGTATGCCTCAAATTGTGAGAGGGGTTTTGCCGGCCTAAAtatcccttctccccctcccagcTTCCTTCTGACATTTTGCCGATGTTTTGAAACTTGGTTGCCACACTCAACTTCCTGTTCACAGGCTTCCCGGCTTATGATGGCATTTCTGCATTGGTGGTGGGAAATCCATCCCCCAGTTCtcttattttaaaggaccactatagtgccaggaaaacatactcgttttcctggcactatagtgccctgagggtgcccccaccctcagggaccccctcccgccgggctctggggagaggaaaggggttaaaacttacctttcttcacggctgggcggggagctcttctcctccgatcctcctcctctcctcccattcggctgaatgcgcacgcgcggcaagagctgcgcgcgcattcagccggtctcataggaaa
This Pelobates fuscus isolate aPelFus1 chromosome 3, aPelFus1.pri, whole genome shotgun sequence DNA region includes the following protein-coding sequences:
- the LOC134601130 gene encoding WW domain-binding protein 1-like, encoding MRREELELGVRGSVYGRDFCFGQDGKPYRCEIGYCCGDMECCTYYYELWWFWLAWTLIIMIGCCCAYRHRRVKLRHQQEQRQREISLMAYQGVAPFPAALETWPSCKLPSYSEVTQEPPTPPPPYCEILDEDLIRRECLPLPGTTPENVDPSRPSQADLQSEAQGPTTDHFVLSDEDMEESRVTAVERRRHVTGDSGIVLCEQDEKVACQNGKEGKDEDKEGHVCTETTRSV